The Streptococcus pluranimalium genome contains a region encoding:
- a CDS encoding head-tail connector protein: MRLEDIKLYLKVEHDEEDILLSSLLSTSKQLCLDILRKEQDDLDDEEVAVFETAVHYGVAYLYEHREKANHKELKETLYHLLLSNRKEAF; this comes from the coding sequence ATGAGGCTAGAGGACATCAAGCTCTATCTCAAGGTAGAACATGATGAAGAGGACATTCTCTTGTCCTCTTTATTGTCTACCAGTAAGCAGCTCTGCTTGGATATCTTGCGAAAAGAGCAGGATGACCTTGATGACGAGGAAGTTGCTGTTTTTGAGACTGCAGTCCATTATGGTGTCGCCTATCTCTATGAACACCGAGAGAAAGCCAATCATAAGGAACTGAAAGAAACCCTCTATCATCTCTTGTTGTCAAACCGTAAGGAGGC
- a CDS encoding phage major capsid protein has protein sequence MSKILELKEKRNIAWEAAKAFLENARKTDGQVSAADAEAYDKLEEKVVNLGKEIERLERQEKLDKELSQPAAQALTSQPSSKIPEQDEEEEADGIASKAYTKTFWSSIRKRHFFDVKDVLRVGEDSEGGHLVPDEYEKKLIQGLQEENFVRQLATVIKTSSGERKIPVVTGHGTASWLDENGLYPESDEVFGQVTLDSFKVGTAIRISEELINDSVFDLESYMTAEFARRIGTEEEKAFLIGDGSKKPTGIFTTAEVTGPTTATKDITFDDMIELYHALPAPYRKNAVWILHDTTVKAIRKLKDNNGNYIWQPSTQVGQPDMILNRPYFTSTFAPLPEAGNKAIAFGDFSYYWIADRQGRTFKRLNELYAANGQVGFLASQRVDGKLVLPEAVKTLTVKAGSRSGG, from the coding sequence AACGTAACATTGCTTGGGAAGCTGCCAAGGCTTTCCTAGAAAATGCTCGTAAAACCGATGGTCAGGTATCTGCCGCAGATGCAGAGGCCTATGACAAGTTGGAAGAAAAAGTGGTCAACCTTGGCAAAGAGATTGAACGCTTGGAGCGTCAAGAAAAACTGGACAAGGAATTGTCTCAACCAGCTGCTCAGGCTCTAACCAGTCAGCCTTCTTCCAAAATCCCTGAACAGGATGAGGAAGAAGAGGCTGATGGTATTGCATCAAAAGCCTATACCAAAACCTTCTGGTCCAGCATCCGCAAACGCCATTTCTTTGATGTCAAAGATGTGCTGCGTGTTGGCGAAGATTCAGAAGGTGGCCATCTCGTACCAGATGAGTATGAGAAGAAACTAATCCAGGGGCTTCAGGAGGAGAACTTCGTCCGCCAATTGGCCACAGTGATTAAGACCTCTAGCGGCGAACGAAAAATCCCTGTTGTCACTGGACACGGGACGGCTTCTTGGTTGGATGAGAACGGTCTGTACCCTGAAAGCGATGAGGTCTTTGGTCAAGTGACCCTTGATTCCTTCAAAGTTGGTACAGCCATCCGCATTTCTGAAGAATTGATAAATGATTCGGTCTTTGATTTGGAGTCCTATATGACGGCAGAGTTTGCTCGTCGTATTGGTACGGAAGAAGAGAAGGCCTTTTTGATTGGGGATGGCTCCAAGAAACCAACAGGTATCTTCACCACAGCTGAAGTGACTGGCCCTACCACAGCCACCAAGGACATCACTTTTGACGACATGATTGAACTCTACCATGCCCTGCCTGCTCCTTACCGTAAGAATGCTGTCTGGATTCTCCATGACACGACGGTCAAAGCCATTCGCAAACTCAAGGACAACAACGGGAACTACATCTGGCAGCCATCAACCCAAGTTGGCCAACCTGACATGATTCTGAACCGGCCGTATTTCACATCAACCTTTGCGCCCCTTCCTGAAGCAGGAAATAAGGCCATTGCCTTTGGAGATTTTAGCTATTACTGGATTGCGGACCGTCAGGGACGCACCTTTAAGCGGCTCAATGAACTCTATGCGGCCAATGGTCAGGTTGGTTTCTTGGCCAGTCAACGAGTAGATGGTAAATTGGTGCTTCCTGAAGCCGTTAAAACCTTGACTGTCAAAGCTGGATCGAGGTCAGGTGGATGA